One segment of Brassica napus cultivar Da-Ae chromosome C3, Da-Ae, whole genome shotgun sequence DNA contains the following:
- the LOC106418368 gene encoding probable methyltransferase PMT9, whose translation MKHSRSERVRATHPKLFTYVLVGFIALLGLTCLYYGSSFAPGSRKSDEFDGSSRASAGFASNRDGESRVEVPRSIPICDSKHSDLIPCLDRDLHHQLKLRLNLTLMEHYEHHCPPPERRFNCLVPPPAGYKIPIKWPGSRDEVWKANIPHTHLAQEKSDQNWMVVNGDKINFPGGGTHFHYGADKYIVSLAQMLKFPGDKLNNGGSIRNVLDVGCGVASFGAYLLSHDIIAMSLAPNDVHQNQIQFALERGIPSTLGVLGTKRLPYPSRSFELAHCSRCRIDWLQRDGILLLELDRLLRPGGYFVYSSPEAYAHDPENRKIGTAMHDLFRRMCWRVVAKRDQSVIWGKPISNSCYLKRGPGVQPPLCPSGDDPDVTWNVSMKACITPYSVRMHKERWSGLVPWPRRLTAPPPRLEEIGVTPEQFREDTETWRHRVMEYWKLLKPMVQKNSIRNVMDMSSNLGGFAAALNDKDVWVMNVIPVQSQPRMKIIYDRGLIGATHDWCEAFDTYPRTFDLIHAWNTFTETEARGCSIEDLLIEMDRILRPEGFVIIRDTTENISYIKKYLTLLKWDKWFTETTPKGDSLSAAKDERVLIARKKLWSVAAISEL comes from the exons ATGAAGCACTCCAGGAGCGAGCGAGTCCGCGCGACTCATCCGAAGCTCTTCACCTACGTCCTCGTCGGCTTCATCGCTCTTCTCGGTTTGACTTGCCTCTACTATGGCTCTTCCTTCGCTCCCGGATCCAGAAAGTCCGACGAGTTTGACGGATCTAGCCGCGCAAGCGCCGGATTCGCGAGCAATCGAGATGGAGAGAGCCGCGTCGAAGTTCCCAGAAGCATTCCG ATATGTGATTCGAAACACTCGGATCTTATACCGTGTTTGGATAGAGATCTTCACCACCAGCTGAAACTGAGACTAAACTTAACGTTAATGGAGCACTATGAGCATCACTGCCCTCCACCGGAACGCCGTTTCAATTGCCTTGTTCCTCCTCCAGCTGGTTATAAG ATACCTATAAAGTGGCCTGGTAGTAGAGACGAGGTGTGGAAGGCGAATATTCCGCACACACACCTTGCGCAAGAGAAATCTGATCAGAATTGGATGGTTGTGAATGGTGATAAGATCAATTTTCCCGGGGGAGGAACGCATTTCCACTACGGAGCTGACAAATACATTGTTTCCCTTGCTCAG ATGCTGAAATTCCCCGGTGACAAACTCAACAATGGAGGAAGCATTCGGAATGTTCTTGATGTTGGTTGTGGGGTAGCTAGCTTCGGAGCTTATCTTCTCTCACATGACATCATAGCCATGTCTCTTGCTCCTAATGATGTCCACCAGAACCAGATCCAGTTTGCTCTAGAACGAGGTATCCCATCTACACTTGGTGTTCTTGGGACTAAGCGGCTTCCATACCCAAGCAGATCATTTGAACTTGCTCACTGCTCTAGATGTCGGATAGATTGGCTTCAAAGAGATGGGATCTTGTTGCTGGAACTTGATAGGTTGCTCAGACCCGGCGGTTACTTTGTATACTCGTCCCCTGAAGCTTACGCACACGACCCAGAAAACAGGAAGATTGGGACTGCGATGCATGATCTCTTCAGGAGAATGTGTTGGAGGGTTGTGGCCAAACGAGACCAATCTGTTATATGGGGAAAACCGATATCCAACAGTTGTTACTTGAAGAGGGGTCCAGGTGTCCAACCTCCGCTTTGCCCTTCTGGAGATGACCCAGATGTAACTTGGAACGTTTCCATGAAAGCTTGCATAACACCGTACTCAGTTA GGATGCATAAAGAAAGATGGAGTGGGCTTGTTCCCTGGCCACGGAGACTGACAGCTCCTCCACCACGTCTTGAAGAAATCGGTGTCACTCCCGAGCAATTTCGTGAAGATACG GAAACATGGCGGCATAGAGTGATGGAATACTGGAAGCTGCTTAAACCAATGGTGCAAAAGAACTCTATTAGAAACGTGATGGACATGAGCTCAAACCTCGGCGGTTTTGCAGCTGCTCTAAACGATAAAGATGTATGGGTAATGAACGTCATACCCGTACAATCCCAACCGAGAATGAAGATCATCTACGACCGTGGCCTTATCGGAGCCACTCATGATTG GTGTGAAGCCTTTGACACATACCCACGAACATTTGACCTTATCCACGCGTGGAACACATTCACAGAAACCGAAGCACGTGGATGCAGCATCGAAGACCTGCTTATCGAGATGGACAGGATACTACGGCCAGAAGGGTTTGTCATAATTCGTGACACAACAGAGAATATTAGCTACATCAAGAAGTATCTGACATTGTTGAAATGGGACAAATGGTTCACAGAGACGACTCCAAAAGGTGACTCTCTGTCGGCGGCCAAAGACGAGAGAGTTTTGATAGCCAGAAAGAAACTTTGGAGCGTGGCAGCCATTTCAGAGTTGTGA